A stretch of Leptospira perdikensis DNA encodes these proteins:
- a CDS encoding site-2 protease family protein — protein sequence MGKFKYIVYIVFGLFIGIFFAKTKINTLSFSHFFAGLFFLYISIYIHEFGHLLFAKLTHLKVDRIVIGNGKKSILNFRVFQTPISVTNAIDGGFTYLDYHSMKDLTKLNYGLYVSGGILLNFFFFFVFFVINFFYENPYINNYILFFYLINLFFVVQNLLPANVPWGIFNIDNDGMALYKLVSKGNQFINEIKEDAYILLNLPKVKIADDPNEYIKLIKPLLDQYPENVYLNLLKSSAKRMLLEFETSSEIAYRVLNFKIPNNFYLKMAYNEIAYNSLFTEDTKGEEYSRLAVGLSKNDPIALSTHGSVLIKNEKFEEGISVLQKSIKLMNQLSLGESLNVVSYIFLCFAYQERRDLRNFEKYKDLIKFNKSEIKNETLYIFNKLFKGNEKGSIFGETFFE from the coding sequence ATGGGAAAATTTAAATATATTGTTTATATAGTTTTTGGCTTATTTATTGGAATCTTTTTTGCGAAAACAAAAATAAATACACTTTCTTTTTCTCATTTTTTTGCAGGATTATTTTTTTTATATATTTCAATATATATACATGAATTTGGCCATCTCCTATTTGCGAAACTGACTCATCTCAAGGTAGATAGGATTGTCATAGGGAATGGTAAAAAAAGTATACTTAATTTTAGAGTTTTTCAGACGCCGATATCGGTTACTAATGCGATCGATGGAGGTTTTACATATTTAGACTATCATTCAATGAAAGACTTAACTAAGCTAAATTACGGATTGTATGTTTCCGGGGGAATTTTATTAAATTTTTTCTTCTTCTTTGTCTTTTTCGTTATCAATTTTTTCTATGAGAATCCATACATTAATAACTATATTCTGTTCTTTTACCTAATTAATTTATTTTTTGTGGTTCAGAATTTGCTTCCTGCAAACGTTCCTTGGGGTATCTTCAATATTGACAATGATGGAATGGCACTTTATAAATTGGTCTCAAAGGGGAATCAATTTATAAATGAAATAAAAGAAGATGCATATATCTTGCTGAATCTACCAAAAGTTAAGATTGCAGATGATCCGAACGAATATATTAAATTAATAAAACCTTTGTTAGATCAATATCCAGAAAATGTTTATTTGAATTTGCTAAAATCTTCGGCAAAAAGAATGCTTTTGGAATTTGAAACATCGTCAGAAATTGCGTATCGTGTATTGAATTTTAAAATTCCGAATAACTTTTATTTAAAGATGGCATATAACGAAATCGCATATAACTCTTTGTTTACGGAAGATACTAAAGGAGAAGAATATTCTCGGTTAGCCGTAGGGTTAAGCAAAAATGATCCCATTGCTTTATCGACACATGGATCTGTGTTGATCAAAAATGAAAAATTCGAAGAAGGGATTTCCGTACTCCAAAAATCCATCAAACTCATGAATCAATTGAGTCTCGGTGAAAGTTTAAATGTTGTTAGTTATATTTTTTTATGTTTTGCTTATCAAGAAAGGAGAGATTTACGTAACTTTGAAAAGTATAAAGATCTAATAAAATTTAATAAGAGCGAGATTAAAAA